The Corynebacterium occultum sequence CGGAGGTGATGCCAGCGATGGAGTTGAGGGAACCGTTGTAGTTGTCGGTGTAGCGGAAGACCACGCGGCCCTCGCCCTCAAGCTCCTCGACGGTCTCCTTGGAGGCCTGGAAACGGCCCTCGCCGTGCTTGGCGGGAACCAGGATCTTCTGGCCCTGCTCATAGTTCGAGGTCCACGCGGTGGTGTTGTTGACCACCTCGAGATAGGTGTCGGTGCAGTGGAAGTGAAGGCCCTGGTTACGGGTCAGTGCACCGGGCAGTAAACCTGCCTCGGTGAGGATCTGGAAACCGTTGCAGATACCGAGCACTGGCATGCCCTTGGCGGCTGCCTCGACCACGGACTGCATGACCGGGGCGATCGCGGAGATCGCACCGGAACGGAGGTAGTCACCATAGGAGAAACCGCCGGGGACGACGACCGCGTCAACCCCCTTGAGGTCGGCGTCGGCATGCCAGAGGTTCACCACCTCGGCGCCGGCGAGTCGCACACCGCGGGCGGCGTCGACGTCGTCAAGCGTTCCTGGGAAGGTGATTACGCCGATTTTCGCGCTCACTTGGCGACCTCGACTCCGACAACCTCAAAATCCTCGATGACGGTGTTCGCCAGCAGAGTTTCGGCGACCTTGGTCAAGTCTGCCTCGCTCACTGAATCATCCACCTCAAGCTCGAAGCGCTTGCCCTGACGGACATCGCTGACTCCGCTGACGCCGATGCGTCCCAGGGCGCGGAGGACCGCCTGCCCCTGAGGATCCAGGATCTCTGCCTTCGGCATGACATTGACAACTACACGGGCCACGATGTGCTCCCTTAAATCTCGCCGGAATATGCCACAGTCAGTCTAGCTTGTACTGCAGTTTTGACCTATATTCCCAGCCCTTGCCCTACCTCCAAAGTATTAATCTCACCTTTAGGGGAATGCTCCGCTCACTTTCCGCGACAAGAGATGAACCCCCTGCACCCAATAAGTGGATCCCACCTTAACTGGGATGACCTTTGAATGAATTCTTTGCCAACCAAACCTAAAGCCACAGGGGGCCAACATTTCTCACACTGCAGAACTTGCTGAAACAACATAGATATTTCTTAAGGCCCGGATGAATGGTGAAGTCTTCACAACCTCTTCACAGATCCTCTCCGGGACACTTCCTTTTAATTCCCCAAAATCTGAAGAGAGCACAATGGAGCAGAGATTCACCCGGGCCCGCGCCCTGGCAATCGCCATCGCGGGTGCCACCACAGTGAGCATGGCGGCCATCCCCACCGCCGGAGCTGCCGTCGACGGCAGCCAGGTCGTCATCAACGAGGTCTATGGAGGAGGGGGCAACAGTGGCGCAACCCTGACCAATGACTTCATTGAGCTCTACAACCCGACCACCGAGGCCATCAACCTCGACGGCTACGTGGTCGAGTACTTCTCGCGGGGCGGTGGTTCCGGCGGCAAACACACCTTGACGGGCACCATCCCCGCACAGAGCTTCTACCTGCTCAACATGGCTGCCGGCAATGGTGGCAACACCACCGCCCCGGCTGATGAGAGCGGCTCCATCGCCATGGCCGGAGCCAATGGCGCGGTCAAGCTCTTCGATCCCGCTGGCGGAGAGATCGACCTGGTCGGCTACGGCAGCGCCAACCTCTTCGAGGGCACCGCCTCCCCGGTGCTGGACAACAGCACCTCCGCCGCCCGCAACGTCGATGGCGTGGACACCGACAACAACGCCGCCGACTTCAGCGTGGGCACCCCCACCCCCACCAACTCCACGGGCCAGACCGCTGGTGAAGGCACCGGCGACACCGGTGATGATGGTGGCGGCAGCACCAACCCTGGTGAGCATGGCGAGGTCATCTCCATCGCCGAGATCCAGGGCGCTGGCGCCACCACGCCGAAGAACGGCCAGACCGTGACCACCGAGGGCGTGGTTACCGCGGTCTACCCGGAGGGCAACAAGAACGGCTTCTACCTGCAGACCGCAGGCAGCGGGGGTGCACCGAAGTTCGCAGGGGATGCCTCTGACGGAATCTTCGTCTACCTCGGGAGTGGCGCCTCCGCCGCCGATTTCCCGGCGATCAACACATCCCTGACCGTCACCGGCACCGCCGGGGAGCACTACGAGGCCACCCAGATCACCGCTTCGCTGGTCACCCCGACCGCTGAGCCGCTGGCCCCGGCCGTCCAGACCGAGATCGAGACCCTCCCCGTCGGAAATACGGCCCGTGAGGTTTATGAGGGCATGCTGCTGCTGCCCACCGGTGATCACACCGTCACCAACAACTACAACCTGAACACCTTCGGCACCATCGACCTGGCCCCCGGCACTGAGCCCTTCATTCAGGCCACCGATGTCCACTCCCCCAGTACGGATCCGAACTCCCCGGTGCAGCAGCTCATGGCGGAGCAGGCCGCCCAGTCCATCACCCTGGACGATGGCCGTACCCCGAACTACATGAACAAGGACACCAGTGTCCCGCTGCCCTGGATCTCCCAGGACGGTGGCCAGACCATCAAGTCCCTACGCACCGGCGATCAGGTGGACTTCCAGCACCCCGTTATCCTGGACTACTCCTTCGACGCCTGGACCTTCCAGCCCACCTCCCCGGTCACCGGCAACACCTCCGGCACTGATCTCCCCATCACCTGGGAAGACTCCCGCGCCGCCGAGCTGGGTGCCATGGACACCGTGGCCGGCGAGCTGTCTGTCGCCAACTTCAATGTGCTGAACTACTTCACCTCCCTGGGTGAGGACCAGTCCCGCTGCAGCTCCTACACCGACCGCGAGGGAACCCCCGTGGCCACCAGGTCCTGCGATGTCCGCGGCGCCTACACCCAGGAAGCCTTCGACAACCAGGAGATCAAGATCGTCAACGCGATCAACCTCCTGGACGCCTCCGTCGTCGGTCTCGAGGAAATCGAAAACACCGCCGCCGTCACCGGCCGCATCTCAGACCGTGATTACTCGCTTTCCCAGCTTGTCGACGCCCTGAACACCGCCGCAGGTTC is a genomic window containing:
- the purQ gene encoding phosphoribosylformylglycinamidine synthase subunit PurQ, translated to MSAKIGVITFPGTLDDVDAARGVRLAGAEVVNLWHADADLKGVDAVVVPGGFSYGDYLRSGAISAIAPVMQSVVEAAAKGMPVLGICNGFQILTEAGLLPGALTRNQGLHFHCTDTYLEVVNNTTAWTSNYEQGQKILVPAKHGEGRFQASKETVEELEGEGRVVFRYTDNYNGSLNSIAGITSANGRVVGLMPHPEHAVEALTGPSTDGLQMFLSAIGAIGASANV
- a CDS encoding ExeM/NucH family extracellular endonuclease; this translates as MEQRFTRARALAIAIAGATTVSMAAIPTAGAAVDGSQVVINEVYGGGGNSGATLTNDFIELYNPTTEAINLDGYVVEYFSRGGGSGGKHTLTGTIPAQSFYLLNMAAGNGGNTTAPADESGSIAMAGANGAVKLFDPAGGEIDLVGYGSANLFEGTASPVLDNSTSAARNVDGVDTDNNAADFSVGTPTPTNSTGQTAGEGTGDTGDDGGGSTNPGEHGEVISIAEIQGAGATTPKNGQTVTTEGVVTAVYPEGNKNGFYLQTAGSGGAPKFAGDASDGIFVYLGSGASAADFPAINTSLTVTGTAGEHYEATQITASLVTPTAEPLAPAVQTEIETLPVGNTAREVYEGMLLLPTGDHTVTNNYNLNTFGTIDLAPGTEPFIQATDVHSPSTDPNSPVQQLMAEQAAQSITLDDGRTPNYMNKDTSVPLPWISQDGGQTIKSLRTGDQVDFQHPVILDYSFDAWTFQPTSPVTGNTSGTDLPITWEDSRAAELGAMDTVAGELSVANFNVLNYFTSLGEDQSRCSSYTDREGTPVATRSCDVRGAYTQEAFDNQEIKIVNAINLLDASVVGLEEIENTAAVTGRISDRDYSLSQLVDALNTAAGSEKWAYVDSPSVVGENEDVIRVAFIYQPEEVTPVGASRIFNDQAFTGLARQPLAQEFRATGVEDGETFIAITNHFKSKGSVSRGDGDKGDGQGNNPNVRAAQSQALLDGLAKQADWKDKPVFILGDINSYSKETAIAVLESNGFENIVTKYDAGETYQFSGRIGSLDHALGNAPAMEMVVDAEVWDINGDESIAFEYSRDNYNIVDFLDESPFRSSDHDPIKVGFNLGAGTGAPGEDEDEGEGENPQEKNLDRFEINEAGELIVIYTDGSTQNLGKVVGADGEDGQNGTDGVDGADGQDGEDGQDGVDGTDGKDGQDGRGIATFQVNEAGELIVTYTDGVTQNLGKISGQDGVDGTDGEDGKDGADGTDGENGRDGENGRDGASFLETAFGFLAGLPLLGGIFTWLLNTFFPGIL
- the purS gene encoding phosphoribosylformylglycinamidine synthase subunit PurS — protein: MARVVVNVMPKAEILDPQGQAVLRALGRIGVSGVSDVRQGKRFELEVDDSVSEADLTKVAETLLANTVIEDFEVVGVEVAK